In Kryptolebias marmoratus isolate JLee-2015 linkage group LG2, ASM164957v2, whole genome shotgun sequence, the genomic stretch AGTATCCTGTGTAATTagacactgttttttttgttttagtttgttttcccTTTATCTGGGTAGATCAAGAAATTCTTCTTTTCGTTTGTGATGTTGGTTTTCTATGTAAAGGTGTACAGGaagattgtttaaaatgtaaaataatactATGGAATGTggacatattttattcagaataaagcattttattaaagatttattttgtggATAATGATGAAATATCATTgtataaaatactttttgaagACTAGATaattgataataataaaatttaagccaacagagaacaaaaatgaaaataaatctgtagaaaatgaacaaaaaagttacaaataacTTTGGATTACTCTGCCCAATCTAAGTGTAAAACTAGCTTAATTGTTTTTGAAAtcaataaagcacaaaaaacagtaCAATCCACTGGACCCAAAGATTGGAAGAATTTATTCTGTATGTCAGAGCATTTGAAATTGTTGGTGATGTTGAAACATGGGTTCTGAATAAGCAATTTTTTTAGTCTTCATTATCTAAGGCAATGGAGATGCACAGGGtagctgacatttttattatttagtacCATTTGTGATGACAAGGTTTTAGGGGGATGGCTGTGCATTGGGACCAAAAAGTCACAGGCTCAAGTCCTAACCATATCCATATGTTATATAGGTACATACAATGATGAAAACATATAGCTCCTTCTAATAAAACTTCTGAGAGACATTGGAGTCTAATAATTCCTATTACATCCAAAAGACCAATCTGGAAACAGGTTGATGAATACTGTTTGATTTCtaacaaacagctgatcaaTTTCCTTTGAGACTGTGTCCAACAAAGATAGATCATTAACGCTGTATCAGTGTTTTGCATCACAAAtttgaggagaaaataaaaggtgCAGGGCAATTGACTGCGTGGTGTGGGACCCGAGTTATGACTTTTGGTTCTATGGTGGCACCAATGAAATCGTTAACTCTAAATGCAGTCTTGATTCTTTAAGTAGTTACAGCTTTTTATGGTGCCCCAGTCTCTTGCAAGATAGTCACAAACTGGCACATGTATCTAAATTAATTTATACATTAgtcagtttcattaaataataaaatagtacTAAAAATAACTTCAAGACAGtctagttttatatttttagattgATTTAGATGCACCCTTCCCCATCATAtgcttttttgtatttctttctgGTTTCAGTAACATGATGTAACATTTTGGGATGAAGATACAAATCAGCAGTCCAAAACTAGAAGCAAGAATGGCAAAAATTTCTACAGCAACACTAAATTTGCCAGGAGAGCTGACATATGCTGGGATAAAAGTGAGCCATACTGCACAGAATATCAGCATGCTAAAAGTGATAAATTTTGCTTCATTGAAATTATCAGGCAGTTTCCGAGCCAGAAAggcaaaaatgaaacacaacatGGCAAGAAGTCCAATGTAGCCAAGCACAGACCAGAAGCCTACAGCTGAGCCCAGAGCACACTCTAAGATGATTTTATCTTTGTATTCTTTAAAATTCTTAAAtggaaaaggaggagaaatgCTTAACCAGAGAATACATATGATAACTTGTATGAATGTAAAACCCAGAACACTGAGTCTCTGCTGCGTAGGGCCAAACCACTTCATTGCATTTCTTCCTGGAAGTGTAGCTTTAAATGCCATTAAAACCACCATTGTTTTTCCCAGAACACAAGATAGGCAAAGGACGAATGTGATGCCAAAAGCTGTGTGACGAAGCATACAGGACCATTTTGAAGGTTGGCCAATGAATgtcagagagcagagaaaacacagagtcaAGGAGAAAAGCAACAggaagctcagctcagagttgttAGCTCTAACAAGAGgggtttttctgtatttgaagaaaatgaaagctACAGCAGCAGTCAGACATGTTCCAAGCAAAGAGACTGATGTCAATAGTGCTCCCATAATCTCTTCATATGATAAAAACACAGCCTCCTTCTTTACGCAGGCATCTCTCTTCTCATTTGACCAGGACTCAAGAGGACATCTTACACAGGTGATAGAATCTGAAAAGGAATGGTAAAACATGAGTCAACTGTTAAGTTATGGTTGgtctacttttcttttaaatttcaaatcaCCAGAAAACTGTTATTGATCAATGAAATCAGCTCTGCTCTTGAATAGTTAAGAGTAGATACGCTTTTTAACTTTATTGGCTCTGACTCAAAAGACACAACATATTTGTTAAAGCTAATAAAAAGTCCTCtatcaattcatttttttaagagttttttaaagctgtctAAGCTCAGATGGGGTGACAAGTTCTCTTACATAAGTGTGATAATGTTGTCATATCAACTCAGTCATAATGTTTCTTGAAACTGCTAATAAgaaatatatttgttatttGGCTACTTAGaagacaaatatatttttgtgtcagtttttatttagcatatattttatattagaTAAAAGGCAAGCAAGAAAAATAGGGTAAattcaaaacaagcaaaacaaaacaaataataacaaataattaaatatttcttaaaagaGTTGCCAATATGGACTGCAAGATAATCTGCAATTCTTTCAATGGCCATTTGAGGCAGATGCTGAAAGTATATCAAAActttagccattttttgaaACTGGCATGTAATTgcataaactttatttcatgcaacagtaaaagtaaaaagcttGTAGGAAAATGTATTAAACCTGCACTGTTTGTCATTTCGCCCTCTGCACATGGAACACAGTCATgacaacaaacaggttttccTTTCTGTAGAACCTTGCGTGTTCCTGGGGGACATTTTTCACTGCAAACTGACACAGGCACctgcaataaataaaagcaccaaaaaaaagaagaaaaaaataacaattttactGTGTCCTCATACGTCTCTTTTAATATTGTTGATGAATTTACTCATTTGTTACTCATAGATTTAAATATTATGATTCCACATGAAATGCTCACAGCTTTTACCTGCAATGACCTCTGTGCCCAAATTAAAGATATATTTTGCAGATTtagctgtttgtctgcaggtaaTGATGCATCATAAAGACCAACAGAGATAAAGTCCACAATGCCGTTGTCTCTTGGTTGCCAGTTTATAATTTCATACTTTGCTGCTGGATCCCCATATTTATTGAAGTAAACCTCATGGCCCTCTTTGGTTTGGAAATGAATCTTCCTTATATGCTGTAATATCTATACAAATTGTTTTTTGGTTAGTTTGTCATATAATAAATGCTTTGGATGCATGTTAATTCAAGTATTTGACAGTCCACATGACTtcctaacatttaaaaaagctcaCCGTGAATGGTTCAAGCTGCACACTgttgttgcatgttttattacactcaaaaatattgtgcagagcATGGGCCACTGCATACACTCCTTtataaacattattaaaaatggGCATGAGGGAcatatcagtaaaactgttttgtaCGTCAGTCAGATCCTCATGTCCAGTACATTCTGTCTGAATCTCCTCTGATTGGGACTGCTTGAACTTACAACTAAATAATGCTTCCCAGAACTCTGTAAACAAATCATTATTTGATGAAATCAATGGTTTCACATGAAACATGAAATCTTTAAGAGCACTGACGTGTGCTTTAGGGATAGAAAGACCTATAGCTCCATCCAGGATGTGATTCTTATCCATTGCTGCAATTTGAGAATCAAAGATCCATGATTCACTGCCGACCCACTGGTACCCTGTCAAATTATGATTGGACAGCTTGTGTATGAGCACATCCATATCCATGTGTGAGAGAAAAGCAACAATAACCTTTGAAGTTGAAGCCTTGATAAGCTCAATGATATTTTGAATCTTTTCTGATGGATCTGTTCTAAAGAAAGCAACAGAATATTCCAGACAGATGCCCAGTTGCTCTGCAGTTTCTGTGAATGTTGCCATG encodes the following:
- the LOC108240824 gene encoding extracellular calcium-sensing receptor, coding for MSFSQSEESLCRRRGDPDIPQLSKDGEIMLGGIFSFHSSWKNKENTYSEEPQPLECISLNFREFQFAQTMRFAIEEINNSTDLLPGISLGYSIHDTCGSIARSVKVALALNNGNDNVSSNSEESCNRRAQVQAILGETSSSPSTAIATVLGPFQIPLISHFATCACLSDKSKYPSFLRTVPSDYYQSRALAQLVKHFGWTWVGAVRTNDDYGNNGMATFTETAEQLGICLEYSVAFFRTDPSEKIQNIIELIKASTSKVIVAFLSHMDMDVLIHKLSNHNLTGYQWVGSESWIFDSQIAAMDKNHILDGAIGLSIPKAHVSALKDFMFHVKPLISSNNDLFTEFWEALFSCKFKQSQSEEIQTECTGHEDLTDVQNSFTDMSLMPIFNNVYKGVYAVAHALHNIFECNKTCNNSVQLEPFTILQHIRKIHFQTKEGHEVYFNKYGDPAAKYEIINWQPRDNGIVDFISVGLYDASLPADKQLNLQNISLIWAQRSLQVPVSVCSEKCPPGTRKVLQKGKPVCCHDCVPCAEGEMTNSADSITCVRCPLESWSNEKRDACVKKEAVFLSYEEIMGALLTSVSLLGTCLTAAVAFIFFKYRKTPLVRANNSELSFLLLFSLTLCFLCSLTFIGQPSKWSCMLRHTAFGITFVLCLSCVLGKTMVVLMAFKATLPGRNAMKWFGPTQQRLSVLGFTFIQVIICILWLSISPPFPFKNFKEYKDKIILECALGSAVGFWSVLGYIGLLAMLCFIFAFLARKLPDNFNEAKFITFSMLIFCAVWLTFIPAYVSSPGKFSVAVEIFAILASSFGLLICIFIPKCYIMLLKPERNTKKHMMGKGASKSI